The genomic interval TACTGCGCGAACAAGCTGTGTTCGGGGGTCCATTCTTCCGCAGTCTCGCCCGGCTTCCCGGGCGGGCGCAACGCCCCGGCGGGCAGGTCGTAGTTGACCCACAGCACCTCGGTGCGCGCGCCCTTGCTGCTGTGGATCATGCGGGTGGGCGCTTCCAGGCGGGTCCAGCCCGCGTACAGGTCTTCATACAGGCTGCTCGCGTAGCCGCTGACGGCGACCTTGCCGCGCGCGCGCACCAGCACCCCGGCCAGCGCCTCGTGCTCCTGATCGGTCATTTCGAAGCCGTAGGCCTTCGCGTCGCCGCGCGCGGCGTGGACATAGGGCGGATCGCAATAAAAGAGCGTCTCGGGGCTGTCGTAGCGCCGAATCACCTCCAGGGCAGGCGCGTTTTCGATCTGCACGCGCAGCAGCCGTTGCACGATCTCCGACAGACCCTCCACGCTGCCCAGCCAGCGTGACACGGCGCCGCCCATGCCCGCGCGGCTGGTGAGCAGGCAGTGGGCCCAGCGGCCCTCGCTGGCGGTCTGGGCCAGGCCGGTGCGCACCTGCCGCGCCCGGACGAAAAACCGCCGCGCCCGTTCGAGGTCGCTGAGGCCGTCCACGTCCTCCTGCGAGGCCAAGCGCAGCTCCTCACGTGCAAAGGGCGTCAGGCCGATGCTCTGAATCAGGGCGTCCTGCTGGTCGCGCAGCACCCGGAAGAAATTCACCACCTCGCTGTCGAGGTCGTTGTAGGTTTCGACCGGCGCCGGGGGGCGGTTGAGCAACACTGCCGCCGAACCGCCGAACGGCTCGCAGTAATGGGTCGCGGAAGGCAGCAGCGGCAGTAGCCAGCCCAGGTGGGAATACTTGCCGCCGTACCAGCCGAAGGCGATTTTTTTGGTGCCGCGTTGAGCCATGCCGCCCAGCATAGCGGCCCGCCTGATCCGGCTCCGCGCCGCCGTGCGGGGAGCGCCGGACCCACCCGGCCAGACCAACTGAAAGGGAGCACGTACTCTCGCCACCCAGCCCCGCGCTAGCATCGGCCCTGGCTCCCGTCTCCTCGCGGGACCGGGGCCGACCTCTTTCGGGGCGGGGTGAGACTCCCCACCGGCGGTGATCCAGCCCACGGCTGGTCAGCCCGCGAAGCCCGCGCAAACTGCACGACGCGCGCGGCCCGACCCGGTGCGATTCCGGGGCCGACGGTAAGGGGGACGTGACGGGCCAGGTGGCCGTCACTCCTGAAGTCCGGATGGAAGAAGGAGGCCGCCTTCCCCGCCACCCCGGCGGGCGGCGACACCGTATGTCTGGAATGAACAGTCCCGGGCCAGCCCTCAGGCCGCGCCCGGAAGACGAAGCCCCCATGCGCCTCGCGCTGGAGCAGGCCGCGCGGGGCCTGGGCCGCACCGCCCCCAACCCGCCGGTAGGGTGCGTGCTGGTGCGGGAGGGCGAGGTGATCGGGCGCGGCTTTCACCCCCGCGCGGGGGATTCCCACGCCGAGGTCTTTGCGCTGCGCGAGGCCGGAGAACGGGCACGCGGCGCCGCCGCCTACGTCACCCTGGAGCCGTGCAGCCACTTTGGTCGCACGCCGCCGTGTGCCGACGCGCTCGTCGCGGCGGGGGTCGCGCGGGTGGTGGTCGCCGCGCTCGATCCCAACCCGCAGGTCGCCGGGCGCGGCGTGCGGCGGTTGCGCGAGGCGGGGATCGAGGTCACGGTCGGCGTGGGCGAGAAAGAAGCCCTGCGCCAGCAAGCGGGCTTCCGCTCGCTGGTCACGCGCGGGCGGCCCTGGGTGATTTACAAGTACGCGATGACGCTGGACGGCAAGGTGGCGGCGCCGGGCGAGGGAGGCGGGGGGGTCACCTCCGCTGAAGCGCGGGCGCGGGTGATGCGCTGGCGCGACGAGCAAGACGCCCTGGCGGTCGGCGTGGGCACCGTACTGGCCGACGATCCCCGGCTCACCACGCGCGGGGTGCCGGGCGGCCGTGACCCCCGCCCGGTGATCTTCGACCGCCGCGCGCGCACCCCGGCGGCGGCCCGCGCCCTGCGTCCCGGCGCGGTCGTCGTCACGTCCCCGCAGGCCCAGACCGCGCCTCTGGAGGGGGCGGGCGCCGTGATCGTCCGCGCCGGAACCCTGCCGGAAGCGCTGCGCGAACTGGGCGCCCTGAACGTTTCTACCCTGCTGCTGGAGGGCGGCCCGACCCTCGCGGGCGCGGTGCTGGAAGCCGGGCTGGTGGACGAGGTGCGCGCCCTGATCGCGCCCAAACTGCTGGGCGCGGGTCTCTCCCCACTGGGCGCTCCCGTGCGCCCGATGGCGGGCGCGGCGGCGCTGCGCGGCGTCCACACCGAACCCCTCGGCCCCGACCTGTTGATCTCGGGCCTGCTCAATGACATTCCCCGCCTGAGCGCGGGAGGAGAACCCTGATGTTCACTGGAATCGTGGAACAGGTCGGCCGCGTCACGCACGCCGCCGAACAAAACGGCAACCTCACCCTCACGGTCACGCCGGGGCGGATGTG from Deinococcus budaensis carries:
- a CDS encoding DNA adenine methylase, with protein sequence MAQRGTKKIAFGWYGGKYSHLGWLLPLLPSATHYCEPFGGSAAVLLNRPPAPVETYNDLDSEVVNFFRVLRDQQDALIQSIGLTPFAREELRLASQEDVDGLSDLERARRFFVRARQVRTGLAQTASEGRWAHCLLTSRAGMGGAVSRWLGSVEGLSEIVQRLLRVQIENAPALEVIRRYDSPETLFYCDPPYVHAARGDAKAYGFEMTDQEHEALAGVLVRARGKVAVSGYASSLYEDLYAGWTRLEAPTRMIHSSKGARTEVLWVNYDLPAGALRPPGKPGETAEEWTPEHSLFAQ
- the ribD gene encoding bifunctional diaminohydroxyphosphoribosylaminopyrimidine deaminase/5-amino-6-(5-phosphoribosylamino)uracil reductase RibD translates to MNSPGPALRPRPEDEAPMRLALEQAARGLGRTAPNPPVGCVLVREGEVIGRGFHPRAGDSHAEVFALREAGERARGAAAYVTLEPCSHFGRTPPCADALVAAGVARVVVAALDPNPQVAGRGVRRLREAGIEVTVGVGEKEALRQQAGFRSLVTRGRPWVIYKYAMTLDGKVAAPGEGGGGVTSAEARARVMRWRDEQDALAVGVGTVLADDPRLTTRGVPGGRDPRPVIFDRRARTPAAARALRPGAVVVTSPQAQTAPLEGAGAVIVRAGTLPEALRELGALNVSTLLLEGGPTLAGAVLEAGLVDEVRALIAPKLLGAGLSPLGAPVRPMAGAAALRGVHTEPLGPDLLISGLLNDIPRLSAGGEP